The following nucleotide sequence is from Ahniella affigens.
CTTAACGGCGGCAGGCGCTGACAAAGGGTCTGCACCGGCACCACCAGAATGCCGCGCTTGAGTCCGGGTAGGCGATAAAGCGATTCGATACGCGCCGACACGATGTCTGGATGCGGCGAAAATACGTCGTAGGGCAGCGTTTCCCAGTCTGGGAAATGCAGAATCGGCAGATCGGCCGGCGCAAACAGACCCAGTTCGGCTTCCAATTGATGGGCCGCATGCGAATCGGCTACGACGACCAAGACCAAGCCCTCATGCTGGCGCGCCGTATCGGCAATCGCGAGGCTCAGGCCAGACCCGCCGGGCACCGCCACATAGGCACGCTGTTGACCGGCAGCCGGCAGCGGCAAAGACAGGAATTTCGGTTGCACAGGATCGCGTTCGGAATCGGACAAGCCGGCTAGGGTAGCGACCTCGGGATCGCATGAGTGTCGAAAATTTCGGCGATAACCGACAAAACCGAACCCGACTTGGTGGCAAGTTACGCCCCTAACTTGAACCTGAATGCAGGAATAACCGCCAATCGTCGGATAAATAAGAGATTTTCCTTGATTTTTTTGATGGCTAGGAGTTCAATCCCGGGCATGATGCCCCGTCTTTCCCTGTTGCTCTGCCTCTCTGCTCTCTCCGGCACCCTGGCTGCTGCCAGTCCGGAAGTGGGTGGTGTGCGCCTGTGGAATGCCGATGATCACACCCGAGTCGTGCTCGATCTGAATCAGTCGGCATCGTACAAGTTGTTCACGCTCGCGAATCCGGACCGGATTGTGCTTGATATTCAAGGCGCCGAAATCAAGCCCGGTGCCGCTGCATTGGTACCACTCGGCCCCGTCAAAGGTCTGCGCTCCGGCCGTCAAGGCCGGGACCTGCGGCTGGTGCTTGATCTGAACGAAACCCAGCGGGTCAAGAGCTTTCTGCTGCCGCCTGCGGCTGGTATCGGTCATCGCCTGGTGGTTGACCTGTTCGACCCAGAGAACGCCAAGAGCACGATCAAAACCGTGCCGCTGGTGGTTGCCCAAGCCGCCGAGAGCGATGGGCAACGCAAAGTCGTCGTGGCCATTGATGCCGGCCACGGTGGTGAAGATCCGGGCGCCCTCGGCGGCAATGGCTCGCGCGAAAAGAACATTACGTTAGCTGTCGCGAAGGAACTCGCTGCCCTGGTCGATCAAGAACCCGGCATGAAGTCGTTCTTGATCCGCGACAGCGACTTCTTCGTGCCCTTGAACAAGCGCTACGAGTTGGCGCGTGAGGCCAAGGCCGACGTCTTCATTTCCATTCATGCCGACGCGGCGTTGGCCAAGTCCGCGAAAGGCTCGTCGGTGTTTGTGCTGTCCAATCGCGGCGCCAGCAGCGAATTCGCCCGCATGATCGCGAACCAGGAAAACCAGTCTGACCTGGTCGGTGGTGTGTCGATTGGTGACAAGGATACGACTCTCGCAAAGGTACTACTCGATTTGTCGCAAGGCGCCACCATGGAAGCCAGCGAGATCGTTGCCACCAACGTCCTGACCGGTCTGAAGAACATCGGCAATGTGCACAAGCACGAAGTACAGCGCGCTAATTTTGTCGTGCTGCGCGCGCCGGATGTGCCGTCGATTCTGGTCGAGACCGCGTTCATCAGTAATCCGACCGAGGAAAAACGGCTCAACGATCCGGAGCACCGCAGCAATCTCGCAACCGCGATCGTTGCCGGGATCCGCGACTATTTCTCGACCTCGCCGCCGATCGGCACCTGGTATGCCGCAAATCCACAAAAGGCGCGACAGCACATCGTGTCGCCAGGCGAGTCGCTTTCGCTGATCGCCGAGCGCCATCGCGTGTCAATCGCGCGTCTGCGGACTGAAAATTCGCTGACCACTGATACATTGCACGTGGGTCGCGTATTGAAGATTCCGACCTCATCCTGAGGTCGGGTGGCTTGGTTCGCTGATTGCGGGCGGGCCTTCAGGCCCGAAACAATCTTGCGGCATCACCGTTCGAATTTTTGTGGGAGGGCCTTCAGGCCCGAAACAAGCTTGCGGCATCACCGTTCGAATTTTTGTAGGAGGGCCTTCAGGCCCGAACCAAGCTTGCGGCATCACCGTTCGAATTTTTGTGGGAGGGCCTTCAGGCCCGAACCAAGCTTGCCGCATCACCGTTCGAATTTTTGTAGGAGGGCCTTCAGGCCCGAACCAAGCTTGCGGCATCACCGTTCGAATTCTTGTGGGAGGGCCTTCAGGCCCGAACCAAGCTTGCGGCATCACCGTTCGAATTTTTTTAGGGGGCCTTCAGGCCCGAGCCAAGCTTGCGGCATCACCGTTCGAATTTTTGTGGGAGGGCCTTCAGGCCCGAGCCAAGCTTGCGGCATCACCGTTCGCGGCTGAAGCCGCTCCCACAAAAACCATTGAAACCGCTCCCACAAAAACCATTGAAGCCGCTCCCACAAAAACCGTTGAAGCCGCTCCCACAATAACCCTCGTTCAAAACCACGCAGCGATCAACTCACACAATCGTCGCGCGTAACGAAGGCAAGCCCGCCATGTTTGCCTCGCACACATCCCCAGCCTTCAGCGCCGCAACCCCTGCGGGCGTGCCGGTGAAGATCAGGTCGCCGGGCTGCAGCGTGTACAGCCGCGATAGGGCCATCAGGATCCGCTCCGGCGGCAGCACCATATCAGCGATGTCCACTTGCTGACGGACCTGGCCGTTGACCAACAACTGCATCGATCCTTGCGCCAACCAGCCCGTCATGCCGATCGGCTGGATTGCCGCAATTGGTGCCGATGCATCGAAACCTTTCGCAACATCCCAAGGTGCGCCCTTCGCCTTGGCTTTGGCCTGCAGATCGCGACGGGTCAGATCAATACCCAGCGCGTAACCATAAACTGCCGCGCGCGCTGATGAGGCGTCGAGGTCCCGACCACCACCAGCCAACGCAAGCACCAACTCCAATTCGTGATGCAGATCGGTCGTTGCTTGGGGATACGGCACGTCGGCGCCATCCGTCACCACGGCGTCGGCCGGTTTCATGAAGAAGATCGGGTCCTCGGGCGTGGCCACCGATCCCATTTCCTTGGCGTGTTCACTGTAATTGCGACCGATGCAGTAGATCCGGTGCACCGGAAACCGCGCGGACAACCCGTGCACCGGCACCGACGCCTCTGCACCTTTGGACACGACCCATGAACTCATTGCGCACTCCCTTTCTTGATCAAAATCATGACGCCAAACAGCAGTTCAGCGGCGCCCACAGCGGCCACGACTGCAGGAATCATCGGCGCCTGCCCATCACTATTCAGCAGCACCAGCGCTGTGACCAGCACAAACACCCCACCGGCAATCATGGCGAATCCGAGTACCTTGGCTTTTTGAGGATGGATCCCGGGCATGGTCGGTTAACGTCTCGGCAAGGAGTCAAGAATGCCTGGGTGCAACACGTCTGAACAGTGACGTCTGGCACGTGGAATCAAGGAATCCCCTGGCTCCGCTCAAACCAGAGGGGCTCCCACAGCAGGCCACTCTCGCCTTTCCGGAGCATTGCCCGCACAATCGCCAGATGGAACGCAACAACCGAATCCACTGGACCCCGACACACCGGAGCCAATCATGAATCTCGATGTATTGTTCGGCGGCAAAGTGGCGCCCAGAATCCGCTGCGGGGACCGGGAGCTTCTCCTGGACCGGCCGCGCGTTATGGGCATCTTGAATGTCACGCCCGACTCGTTCTCAGATGGCGGCAAGTTCACGCAAACGGATGCGGCGCTCGCGCATGCCGAGAGTCTGATCGAAAGCGGTGCCGATGTGATTGACATCGGCGGCGAGTCGACTCGTCCGGGCGCCGTCGCGGTATCGCCCAAAGAACAGATTCGTCGCGTCGTCCCCGTGATCGAAGCACTCGCGAAGCGGATCACCATACCGATTTCTATCGACACATCGGAACCCGAAGTGATGCGGGCGGCCGCCGGAGCCGGCGCTGGCATGTTGAACGATCAGATGGCGCTGCGCGTTGACGGCGCGATGGCAGCCGCGGCTGAACTCGGGCTGCCCGTATGTCTCATGCACATGCAAGGCACCCCCGCAACCATGCAGGACGCGCCGCATTACCTCGATGTTGTGGATGAGGTGCGGCGCTTTCTGGCCGATCGCGTCCTGGCCGCTCAGTTCGCCGGACTCGATCCGAAGCAATTGCTCGTCGACCCGGGCTTCGGGTTTGGCAAGATGCTGGCACACAACGTGAGTCTGCTTGCGAATCTTCGACAGCTGACCGGGATGGGTGCCGGCTTGATGGTGGGACTGTCCCGAAAGCGCATGATCGGCGAACTGACCGAGCAGGCACTCGACGGCCGCACGAGTGGATCCGTTGCCGCGGCGTTGATTGCAGCGCAGCAGGGCGCGATCCTGCTGCGCGTTCACGATGTGCGCGAAACCGTCGATGCGCTGAAGGTCTTGCAGGCGTTGCACGGCAAGCGGCAACCGAAGAAGGGCGCCAAGCCCGGGCCGAAATCGCCTTGGGACGACGACGACGCGTAAGTCGGCGCGTGAATGGTCAGCGCTGGACCGCGCGCTCCGCCTCAGTCAGTGCGATCTTGTCGCGCAGGTAGCTCGGCACCAGGCATTCAGGGTCCAGCGCCAAACCTTGGCAATAGCGCGGAATCGCGAGCTTCAGCACCGCGCTGGCGCGTGGATAGCGCGTTGCATCGGCATAGACCGGGCTACCCAGACGCTTTTCGATTTGCTCGCGAAACGCAGCCCAACCCGTGCCCACGATCGCATAGGGTGACTGTGGCGGCAGCGCCCACGGCACCGTCGCAACTGGTCCAACCGCTTCGTCGCCCAGCAAACGCACCAGACCCAGGCTGTCGCCGCGATAAACCCCCGCATAGACCTCGCCCATGCGTGCATCGATTGCCGCAATGATCGGCGTGTGGTCGGGCACCGCATCAAGCGCGGGCTGCGCGAGTGCCGCGAGCGATGAGATCGGCAGCACTGGCCGATCGAGCGCGAGCGCGAGCCCTTGTGCGGTGGAAATCGCCAGGCGCACGCCAGTGAACGCACCCGGCCCGCGACCCACGGCGATCGCATCGATGGCGCGCTTGCTGATACCCGCCTCGGTCAGCAGCGAGTCAATCATCGGCAGCAACTCCTGCGCATGCCGACGCGGCGCCAATTCGAAGCGCTCACGGATGTCGCCCATGCAATACAAGGCTGCGGAACAGGCTTCGGTAGCGGTGTCGATGGCGAGCAGGTTCATGGTCATCTCTCCAGTTTATCAGGGCGCAGCAGGGAGTCGATCCAGATCGCGCCCCTGCTGACAGCGACGCGATCCGGCTGGTGTTGCCAGCGAGCTCACACAGGTGTGGCGGCAGTCGGGGTCGGCGGCAGATTGCGGCTGTTGCTGCCATACCAATCGATCCGGCGGGTCAGATACATGGTCACGGCCAGCACCAGCATCGTGATCAGGGCGCCCATCAGCAACGCGAAATCTTCCAGATTGATCATCACGTACAGAGCGCTGTAGAGCACCGCGAGCCAGATCGCAATGACCAACGCGCGCCGCGCCGAGCGCAATACCGCGATGGTGTAGGTCGAGATCATCCCGCCCATCGCCAACGCCGCAAACAAGTATGAGGCGGCAAAGCTCATGTGCTCCGAACAAGCCAGCAACACGAGATAGAACACGACCAATGCTGCGCCAACCAGCAAATACTGAATCACATGCATACGCTGCCCGCCGATCACCTCAAACAGGAAGAAGGCGGCAAACGTCAGGACCAGAAACAGGAAGTCGTACTTCGCGCTGCGATGGTTGAGAAAATACACATCGACCGGCTGCACCAGATCGACGCCAAACAGATTGCCTTGTACGGCAGCTTCCAGATTGTTGTCGGCTTGCCAGTACGCCGGGATCTCGCGATTGAAACTGAGCACCTGCCAGTCGGCATCAAACTCGGTCTCGTCGAGCGTACGGGTCGTCGGCAGAAAGCCGCCCCTGAAGCTCGGATGCGGCCACGGGGCCTTGAGCTTGACTGAGGTGTCGCCGGCAATGGGGGCGTACATCACGGTGCGCGCACCGCTGATTCCCAATTCGATCTGGTACGACGCTTGTTGCTCAAAACTGAAGTCCGGGATCCGGGTGCTGAAATACGACATGCCGCTCACCTGGTCTGCGCCCGGTTGCATCGCCAGGGTCTGCCGGTTCCATTTCACTTCGATTTGGCGAATCGCTCGGGCACTCGCAATCGGCAATACCAGCTCGGCGCGCTCCAGCACGGGGCGACCCAGGATGCGCGACAATTGGTCCAGTTCAAACTGAAACTGACCCGTGGTCTGATGTTGTGCCACGTATACGGGCACGGTGTAGATGCCGCGGTGCCGTTCTTCCATGGTCAGCGTCGACTGAGTGTCGGCGCTTTTCGGTGCAAATACCCACCAGACTTCGTTCTGACCGATTTGTCGGCCCTCTTGATCGAGCACTGGCAGCACGTACGGCACACGCAGCAGCGGCGGGTAGACCGTCTGCGCACCGCCAACGGAGTTGCCGATTTCGGCTTCCACTTGATCGCGGCGGTTCTCGCGTTCGCGCCGCAGCCCGTCGATCATCAGCAGTGGAATCAGCAGCACCAGGATCAGCGCACCGATACCGAACAATTTCAGCGTCGGCGACGCCAGGATTTGTTGAACAGACATACGCTCACTCCACGTTGGGGTGAGCGGATCATGCGCTTTGCTTATGGCGGGCTATGGCCACGCTCCGGTCGGGCTCAGGCCGGTGCGCGGCGTTTTTTCGGGCAGCCCTATTGTGCTGCAACAAAGGCGCCTCTGAACAAGTTCAGAGGCGACGCGGGCCATGGATGGCCCGCCCAAAAGGATCAGCCCTGCTCTTTCGACTTCCGGGGTGGATTGAAACGACTGCCTGGCCGGAGCAGAATCCACGTGAACAGGCTGGAGGACACCGTCGCCGACCAGAACAGAAAGAACCCGATGGTGTATCCGGCCTCGCGGCTGATTTCCCATTCGTGGAAGGTAATGTCCCGCAATTGGAGCGGGTCGACCATGGCGAAGAACACCATGGTCGCCACACCTGCGGCAAAGAAAGACGGCCAGAGAATCGCGCCGAGCCGATGGCTCCAGGTTCGGGGCGGATGGTCAAAACGCGGCTCTGGCTGAACTTTCATGATTACGGCTCCTGACGCAGTGACCACACATAGGCCCCAGCAAGACGGGCGCGCGTTTCACCAAGCAACGGGCCATGAGCAGGCATCTGGTTGGTCTTGCCTTCGCCAATGATGCGCGTGATCGTTGCCGTATCAGAACCATGCAGCCAGATGTGATCGGTCAGATTCGGCGCACCGAGCATCGTGTTCCCCGTGCCGTCCACGCCATGACAGGCAATGCACAGCGTCTTGAACGTGGTCTCGCCGCGCGCCGACAACTCTGACTTCTCACCGCCGGACAACGACTGCACATACGACACAACTGCCGGCAGCTGATTGCCCTCCGCCAACGCGGGACCCCAGGCCGGCATGGCACCGATTCGGCCATTCAGAATCGTCTCCAACATGCGATCAGGCGTACCACCCCACAGCCAATCGTTGTCGGTCAGGTTCGGGTAACCGTTCGCGCCCTGGGCGAGCGAACCATGGCACGCAGCGCAGTTATTGGCGAAGATGTTCTGGCCCACTTGCACCGCTTCCGGGTCTTTGGCGAGCGCGTCGATCGGCTGACCTTCGAAACGCGCGTAACGCTCGTTCCAGATGGCTTGCATCTTGGCTTCCTCGTCCTGCAGCTGGGCGATCGAACTCCAACCCTTTGTGCCGCTGAAGGCGCCGAAGCCCGGATAGATCACCAGATACGCGATCGTAAAGAAGATCGTCAGGTAGAACATGTTGATCCACCACCGCGGGAGCGGTTTGTTCAACTCGGTGAGATTGCCATCCCAAACGTGGCCCGTGGTCTCGGCCTGATTGACCTTGTTGGCACGGCGATGCGCCGTGTACCAAAGCAACCAGACGCAACCAGCGATGTTGAGCACCACCAGTGCGGCAATGTAGAACGACCAGAAACTGCTCATTGGATTTCTCCTGAATCATGTTCCAGTGGCAGGCGTGCGGCCGCGTCAAACTCGCCCTTGCGGGCGTCGCTGTAGGCCCAGATCACTCCTGCAATAAAGCTGCCCAGCAGAATGGCGGTAACGATGCCAGAGATCATGGCGTGCCTCCGTTCTGTTCGCCGGCCTCGGCGTTGGGGGCCTCGGCTGCTGGTTCTGCTGCCGGTTCGCCCGTGGCGGCGTCGGTTGGCGCACCATCGGTTGACGCACCATCGGCTGGCGCAGCATCGGTGGCGGCCGCTTCCGGCGTCGCGGCATCCGCTGGCGCATCAGAAGCAGGCGTTACCTCGGCTGGCGCCGTCTCGGCCACTGGCGCTGGTGCCGCAGTGGTATTCGCGGCAATCGCCTTCGGCGCCCAACGTCCCAAAGACTGCAGGTACGCGACGAGCGCATCCATCTCGGACTTGTCGATCAACTCTGTTCCGGCCGCGTCGATCTCGACATCCGTGTAAGGATGACCCAAGGTCTTCAGGCCACGCAGGTTGGCAACCGTCTGCGCCACATCGACCTTGTTTGCATTCAGCCAAGGGTAGTTCGGCATGTTCGATTCGGGCACCAGATCGCGCGGGTTGTTCAAGTGCGTGCGATGCCAGTCATCGGAGTAACGACCGCCCACACGGGCAAGATCCGGACCAGTGCGTTTGCTGCCCCATTGGAACGGGCGGTCATAGACCGATTCGCCCGCCAGCGAGTAGTGGCCATAGCGCTGCGTTTCAAAGCGCAGCGTGCGCACCATCTGCGAGTGGCAGTTGTAGCAACCTTCGCGAACATAGATATCGCGACCGGCCACTTCGAGGGCTGAGTAAGGCTTCATGCCCGGCAGCGGCTCGACCGATTCGGCGTTGTACATCAGCGGGATCAGCTCGGCGAGTCCACCAAAGGAAATCGCCACGGCAATCAGAATGCCCATCCAGCCGACATTGGTTTCTAGTTTTTCATGACTCATGATGTCGTCTCCTGATCAGTGCGCAGCGGCAGGTTCAAGCACCGGCTGCGGTGCCACGTCCTTGGCCATCTGGAACGTCTTGATCATGTTCCAGACCATCAGCAACATGCCGAGGATCACCAGCACGCCACCCAGCAGGCGGATTGCGTAGTACGGATACGTGAACTTGACGATTTCGACGAACGCGTAGGTCAGCGTGCCGTCCGGATTCGTCGCGCGGCTCATCAGACCTTGGCCCACACCCGAGATCCACATCGACGCGGCATACAAGAGCACGCCAATCGTGTGCACCCAGAAGTGGTAGTCGATCCACTTGCTCGAATACATCTGCTTCAGGTTCAGCACCCGCGGGATCAGCATGTAGCAGGAGCCGATCGAGATCATCGCGACCCAACCCAGCGCACCCGAGTGCACATGGCCAATCGTCCAGTCGGTGTAGTGGCTCAGCGCATTGACGGTCTTGATCGACATCATCGGACCTTCGAAGGTCGACATGCCGTAGAAGCTCAAAGACACGATCAGGAACTTGAGAATCGGGTCAGTGCGGAGCTTATGCCACGCGCCCGAGAGCGTCATGATGCCGTTGATCATGCCGCCCCAGCTCGGTGCCAGCAGCACCAGCGAGAACACCATACCGAGCGACTGCGCCCAATCCGGGATCGCCGTGTATTGCAGGTGATGTGGGCCGGCCCACATGTAGATGGCGATCAACGCCCAGAAGTGCACGATCGACAAGCGGTACGAGTAGATCGGACGCTCGGCCTGACGCGGCACGAAGTAGTACATCATGCCGAGGAAGCCGGCGGTCAGGAAGAATCCCACCGCGTTGTGGCCATACCACCACTGCACCATCGCATCGACCGCGCCCGCATAAATGGGGTAGCTGTGCATCAGTCCAGTCGGCAGCGCCAGCGAGTTGACGATATGCAGCAACGCGACGGCAATGATGAAGGCACCAAAGAACCAGTTCGCCACATAGATGTGCTTGACTCGGCGCTTGACGATGGTGCCGAAGAACAGCACCGCATAGGCGACCCAGACCACCGCAATCAGAATGTCGATCGGCCAGGCCAGCTCAGCGTATTCTTTGCCCTCGGTATATCCGAGCGGCAATGTAACGGCGGCCAACACAATGATCAGTTGCCAACCCCAGAACACAAAGCTCGCCAGCTTGTCGGAGATCAGACGGGCGTGACAGGTGCGCTGAACCACATAAAGGCTGGTGGCGAACAAGGCACAACCACCAAACGCAAAGATCACCGCGTTGGTGTGCAAAGGCCGAAGGCGGCCGTAGGTGAGAAACGGCAGATCGAAATTCAGTGCGGGCCAGAACAGTTGGGCGGCAATGATGACGCCGACCAACATGCCTACCACACCCCAAATTACGGTCATGACCGTAAATTGCTTGACGACTTTGTCGTTGTACGTTTCTTTTGCGGGAATCACCGGCTTACTCCAGTTCGGGGTCCGGGCGAATAATGGGATGCGACGATTCGCCGCAGCTTGACTCAAGTCAAAGGAACCCATGGTTTGCATCTGGCATCGTAAAAAACTCTGTCACCAAGCCACTCATCGGACTTACGGACTGGCCCTCACGAGTTGATTGAGCCAACCAATTGACCATCAAATCAGCGACTTGCGTGCGAGCGCGAGCACGTCGACCCACATGCCAGGCAATCGACGCATGGATCGGAACCAGGCCAGGCGACTGCCGACATGACAGCTCTGCATTTTCTCGTCATGCTGTTCACTTCCCTTGTTGCATCGTTTCCCCATGGCTGCTACCGAACACTCCAACCCACCTTCCACCTTGCCGGATCAGCACACTCGGGCGATTGGCCGCTGGCTACTGTTTTGTTGTGGGGTGCTCTTGGCCCTGGTGATGGTCGGTGGTGCGACACGCCTGACCGAGTCCGGGCTGTCGATCGTCGAATGGAAGCCCGTCACCGGAGTGCTGCCGCCGATGTCGGAATCGGCCTGGCAGGCAGAACTGCAGCGCTACCGCGCCAGCCCGCAGTATCAGAAAGTCAATCGCGGCATGAGCGTCGACGAGTTCAAAACCATCTTCTGGTACGAGTACGTGCATCGACTATTGGCGCGACTTCTGGGGCTCTGCTTCGCGTTGCCGTTTTTCTGGTTCTTGCTGCGGGGGCGCATCCCGAGGCCGCTGCGCTGGCCGTTGGTCGGC
It contains:
- the tsaB gene encoding tRNA (adenosine(37)-N6)-threonylcarbamoyltransferase complex dimerization subunit type 1 TsaB is translated as MNLLAIDTATEACSAALYCMGDIRERFELAPRRHAQELLPMIDSLLTEAGISKRAIDAIAVGRGPGAFTGVRLAISTAQGLALALDRPVLPISSLAALAQPALDAVPDHTPIIAAIDARMGEVYAGVYRGDSLGLVRLLGDEAVGPVATVPWALPPQSPYAIVGTGWAAFREQIEKRLGSPVYADATRYPRASAVLKLAIPRYCQGLALDPECLVPSYLRDKIALTEAERAVQR
- the ccoN gene encoding cytochrome-c oxidase, cbb3-type subunit I; the protein is MPAKETYNDKVVKQFTVMTVIWGVVGMLVGVIIAAQLFWPALNFDLPFLTYGRLRPLHTNAVIFAFGGCALFATSLYVVQRTCHARLISDKLASFVFWGWQLIIVLAAVTLPLGYTEGKEYAELAWPIDILIAVVWVAYAVLFFGTIVKRRVKHIYVANWFFGAFIIAVALLHIVNSLALPTGLMHSYPIYAGAVDAMVQWWYGHNAVGFFLTAGFLGMMYYFVPRQAERPIYSYRLSIVHFWALIAIYMWAGPHHLQYTAIPDWAQSLGMVFSLVLLAPSWGGMINGIMTLSGAWHKLRTDPILKFLIVSLSFYGMSTFEGPMMSIKTVNALSHYTDWTIGHVHSGALGWVAMISIGSCYMLIPRVLNLKQMYSSKWIDYHFWVHTIGVLLYAASMWISGVGQGLMSRATNPDGTLTYAFVEIVKFTYPYYAIRLLGGVLVILGMLLMVWNMIKTFQMAKDVAPQPVLEPAAAH
- the ccoP gene encoding cytochrome-c oxidase, cbb3-type subunit III; its protein translation is MSSFWSFYIAALVVLNIAGCVWLLWYTAHRRANKVNQAETTGHVWDGNLTELNKPLPRWWINMFYLTIFFTIAYLVIYPGFGAFSGTKGWSSIAQLQDEEAKMQAIWNERYARFEGQPIDALAKDPEAVQVGQNIFANNCAACHGSLAQGANGYPNLTDNDWLWGGTPDRMLETILNGRIGAMPAWGPALAEGNQLPAVVSYVQSLSGGEKSELSARGETTFKTLCIACHGVDGTGNTMLGAPNLTDHIWLHGSDTATITRIIGEGKTNQMPAHGPLLGETRARLAGAYVWSLRQEP
- the creD gene encoding cell envelope integrity protein CreD, translated to MSVQQILASPTLKLFGIGALILVLLIPLLMIDGLRRERENRRDQVEAEIGNSVGGAQTVYPPLLRVPYVLPVLDQEGRQIGQNEVWWVFAPKSADTQSTLTMEERHRGIYTVPVYVAQHQTTGQFQFELDQLSRILGRPVLERAELVLPIASARAIRQIEVKWNRQTLAMQPGADQVSGMSYFSTRIPDFSFEQQASYQIELGISGARTVMYAPIAGDTSVKLKAPWPHPSFRGGFLPTTRTLDETEFDADWQVLSFNREIPAYWQADNNLEAAVQGNLFGVDLVQPVDVYFLNHRSAKYDFLFLVLTFAAFFLFEVIGGQRMHVIQYLLVGAALVVFYLVLLACSEHMSFAASYLFAALAMGGMISTYTIAVLRSARRALVIAIWLAVLYSALYVMINLEDFALLMGALITMLVLAVTMYLTRRIDWYGSNSRNLPPTPTAATPV
- a CDS encoding cbb3-type cytochrome oxidase subunit 3, whose amino-acid sequence is MISGIVTAILLGSFIAGVIWAYSDARKGEFDAAARLPLEHDSGEIQ
- the folP gene encoding dihydropteroate synthase; protein product: MNLDVLFGGKVAPRIRCGDRELLLDRPRVMGILNVTPDSFSDGGKFTQTDAALAHAESLIESGADVIDIGGESTRPGAVAVSPKEQIRRVVPVIEALAKRITIPISIDTSEPEVMRAAAGAGAGMLNDQMALRVDGAMAAAAELGLPVCLMHMQGTPATMQDAPHYLDVVDEVRRFLADRVLAAQFAGLDPKQLLVDPGFGFGKMLAHNVSLLANLRQLTGMGAGLMVGLSRKRMIGELTEQALDGRTSGSVAAALIAAQQGAILLRVHDVRETVDALKVLQALHGKRQPKKGAKPGPKSPWDDDDA
- a CDS encoding N-acetylmuramoyl-L-alanine amidase; this encodes MMPRLSLLLCLSALSGTLAAASPEVGGVRLWNADDHTRVVLDLNQSASYKLFTLANPDRIVLDIQGAEIKPGAAALVPLGPVKGLRSGRQGRDLRLVLDLNETQRVKSFLLPPAAGIGHRLVVDLFDPENAKSTIKTVPLVVAQAAESDGQRKVVVAIDAGHGGEDPGALGGNGSREKNITLAVAKELAALVDQEPGMKSFLIRDSDFFVPLNKRYELAREAKADVFISIHADAALAKSAKGSSVFVLSNRGASSEFARMIANQENQSDLVGGVSIGDKDTTLAKVLLDLSQGATMEASEIVATNVLTGLKNIGNVHKHEVQRANFVVLRAPDVPSILVETAFISNPTEEKRLNDPEHRSNLATAIVAGIRDYFSTSPPIGTWYAANPQKARQHIVSPGESLSLIAERHRVSIARLRTENSLTTDTLHVGRVLKIPTSS
- a CDS encoding fumarylacetoacetate hydrolase family protein, producing MSSWVVSKGAEASVPVHGLSARFPVHRIYCIGRNYSEHAKEMGSVATPEDPIFFMKPADAVVTDGADVPYPQATTDLHHELELVLALAGGGRDLDASSARAAVYGYALGIDLTRRDLQAKAKAKGAPWDVAKGFDASAPIAAIQPIGMTGWLAQGSMQLLVNGQVRQQVDIADMVLPPERILMALSRLYTLQPGDLIFTGTPAGVAALKAGDVCEANMAGLPSLRATIV